One Gossypium hirsutum isolate 1008001.06 chromosome A11, Gossypium_hirsutum_v2.1, whole genome shotgun sequence genomic window carries:
- the LOC107924375 gene encoding 2-deoxy-glucose resistant protein 2 isoform X1 has translation MGNYFEEEEDDDQFFDSRSVYSDECCSSPDFGQVNGFSDNFDQYKFWSVFPESVNKRRHRFWTWMGLSIFRSSLTGEEPGGPCRDALEVSQDSEVALSTLALKDGVLSNQSNDGQEPVEMFSMPNHFTHQDKNLDDQMELVVIEKSCSSKSVSSLEFKTSPMPSSPQLNLHLRGKLKRRPQIDPQMKVKKSWFSKLGAIAHVVDRHVEVGSKQSDYDSVLGDRTKRVQVHPSNKHSKELSSLYCGQEFLAHEGSISTMKFSLDGKFLATAGEDCIVRIWKIIEDENLDGFNIQNLDSSCLYFRMNHLSQLTPLNMDKHHIDKIKKLGRLSDSTCVIFPPKVFRIFEKPVHEFQGHSGEILALSWSKKGFLLSSSVDKTVRLWQVGSDRCLRVFSHNNYVTSVAFNPMDDNYFISGSIDGKVRIWEVLHCRVIDYTDVRDIVTAVCYRPDGKGGIVGSMTGNCRFYDIIGNRLQIDVPIYLQSKKKLPGKKITGFEFSPCDPSKVIITSADSLVRVLSGRDIVYKLKAPGFRIATSQISATFSQDGKQIISASEDSNVYIWNYTNPEKNCSKAKNISSRESFFSHNVSIAIPWCGIKTDPGMLMSSESNDNMQENSLTNGKKQLNPKVELEQLAPHASPNGFSLKRVLMESLTRGSATWPEETLLNTSPAAIASDLWKFELKVLKSAYQSMLSSHKWGLVIVTASFDGRIRTYLNYGLPIRV, from the exons ATGGGAAATTATTTTGAagaagaggaagatgatgatcAATTCTTTGATAGCCGTTCAGTTTATTCCGATGAATGTTGTTCTAGTCCTGATTTTGGCCAAGTCAACGGTTTTTCAGACAATTTTGATCAGTACAAGTTCTGGTCTGTGTTCCCAGAAAGTGTTAATAAGCGTCGCCATAGATTCTGGACATGGATGGGTCTAAGTATTTTTCGGAGTTCATTGACCGGCGAGGAACCTGGTGGTCCATGTAGGGATGCACTCGAAGTCTCACAAGACAGTGAGGTGGCGTTGAGTACATTAGCTCTTAAAGATGGTGTTTTATCGAACCAGTCCAATGATGGTCAAGAACCAGTTGAAATGTTTTCAATGCCAAATCATTTTACACATCAAGATAAGAATTTGGATGATCAAATGGAATTAGTTGTGATAGAGAAGAGTTGTTCAAGTAAATCTGTTAGTTCTCTAGAGTTCAAGACGTCCCCTATGCCATCATCTCCTCAGCTCAATCTGCACTTGCGTGGAAAGCTCAAGAGAAGGCCACAAATTGATCCACAAATGAAGGTAAAAAAGAGTTGGTTTAGTAAATTAGGTGCCATTGCCCATGTTGTTGATAGACATGTTGAAGTTGGATCGAAGCAGAGTGATTATGATTCCGTATTAGGGGACAGGACGAAAAGAGTTCAAGTTCATCCAAGTAACAAGCATTCCAAGGAGTTGTCTTCCCTTTATTGTGGGCAAGAATTTTTAGCACACGAAGGGTCCATCTCAACGATGAAGTTCAGTCTCGACGGGAAGTTTCTAGCAACTGCAGGTGAAGATTGTATCGTTCGTATATGGAAGATCATTGAGGACGAGAATTTAGATGGATTCAACATACAAAACCTTGATTCTTCGTGTCTCTACTTTAGAATGAATCATCTTTCCCAACTGACGCCTCTCAATATGGATAAACACCATATTGATAAAATTAAGAAGTTGGGGAGATTATCGGATTCAACTTGTGTCATTTTCCCACCCAAGGTCTTCCGAATTTTCGAGAAGCCGGTGCACGAATTTCAGGGACACAGTGGCGAAATATTGGCTCTTTCGTGGTCTAAGAAAGGG TTTCTGTTGTCATCCTCTGTCGATAAAACCGTTCGTCTATGGCAAGTCGGATCCGATCGATGCTTGAGGGTTTTTTCTCATAACAATTATG TGACTTCTGTTGCCTTCAACCCTATGGACGATAATTATTTCATAAGCGGTTCGATTGATGGAAAAGTTCGTATTTGGGAAGTTCTTCATTGTCGAGTTATTGATTATACTGATGTAAGGGATATAGTCACTGCTGTATGTTATCGTCCTGACGGAAAG GGAGGAATTGTTGGCTCGATGACTGGAAACTGCCGTTTTTATGATATCATAG GTAATAGACTTCAAATCGATGTGCCGATATACTTACAAAGCAAAAAGAAGTTACCTGGAAAAAAGATAACTGGATTTGAG TTCTCTCCTTGTGATCCAAGCAAAGTGATCATTACTTCAGCGGATTCACTTGTCCGTGTCTTGTCTGGAAGAGATATTGTATACAAACTAAAAG CACCTGGATTTCGGATTGCAACGAGTCAGATTTCTGCAACTTTTAGCCAAGACGGGAAACAAATCATCTCGGCCAGCGAGGATTCTAATGTCTACATATGGAATTACACTAACCCAGAGAAGAACTGTTCGAAAGCGAAGAACATTTCGTCTCGCGAGAGTTTCTTCTCCCACAATGTGTCGATTGCTATACCTTGGTGTGGCATCAAAACCGATCCCGGAATGCTCATGTCTTCTGAATCAAATGACAATATGCAGGAAAACAGCCTTACAAACGGGAAAAAACAACTAAATCCCAAGGTGGAGCTAGAACAACTCGCTCCCCATGCTTCCCCTAATGGTTTCTCTCTAAAACGTGTTCTGATGGAGTCTTTGACAAGGGGGTCTGCAACTTGGCCTGAAGAGACACTTCTCAACACGAGTCCGGCCGCAATTGCCTCCGACTTGTGGAAATTCGAGTTAAAAGTTCTGAAGAGTGCATATCAAAGTATGTTAAGTTCTCACAAATGGGGTCTTGTGATTGTCACTGCAAGCTTTGATGGACGCATTCGAACCTACCTCAATTACGGGTTACCGATTCGAGTATAA
- the LOC107924375 gene encoding WD repeat-containing protein 44 isoform X2 has protein sequence MGNYFEEEEDDDQFFDSRSVYSDECCSSPDFGQVNGFSDNFDQYKFWSVFPESVNKRRHRFWTWMGLSIFRSSLTGEEPGGPCRDALEVSQDSEVALSTLALKDGVLSNQSNDGQEPVEMFSMPNHFTHQDKNLDDQMELVVIEKSCSSKSVSSLEFKTSPMPSSPQLNLHLRGKLKRRPQIDPQMKVKKSWFSKLGAIAHVVDRHVEVGSKQSDYDSVLGDRTKRVQVHPSNKHSKELSSLYCGQEFLAHEGSISTMKFSLDGKFLATAGEDCIVRIWKIIEDENLDGFNIQNLDSSCLYFRMNHLSQLTPLNMDKHHIDKIKKLGRLSDSTCVIFPPKVFRIFEKPVHEFQGHSGEILALSWSKKGFLLSSSVDKTVRLWQVGSDRCLRVFSHNNYVTSVAFNPMDDNYFISGSIDGKVRIWEVLHCRVIDYTDVRDIVTAVCYRPDGKGGIVGSMTGNCRFYDIIGNRLQIDVPIYLQSKKKLPGKKITGFEFSPCDPSKVIITSADSLVRVLSGRDIVYKLKAYFISFSTWISDCNESDFCNF, from the exons ATGGGAAATTATTTTGAagaagaggaagatgatgatcAATTCTTTGATAGCCGTTCAGTTTATTCCGATGAATGTTGTTCTAGTCCTGATTTTGGCCAAGTCAACGGTTTTTCAGACAATTTTGATCAGTACAAGTTCTGGTCTGTGTTCCCAGAAAGTGTTAATAAGCGTCGCCATAGATTCTGGACATGGATGGGTCTAAGTATTTTTCGGAGTTCATTGACCGGCGAGGAACCTGGTGGTCCATGTAGGGATGCACTCGAAGTCTCACAAGACAGTGAGGTGGCGTTGAGTACATTAGCTCTTAAAGATGGTGTTTTATCGAACCAGTCCAATGATGGTCAAGAACCAGTTGAAATGTTTTCAATGCCAAATCATTTTACACATCAAGATAAGAATTTGGATGATCAAATGGAATTAGTTGTGATAGAGAAGAGTTGTTCAAGTAAATCTGTTAGTTCTCTAGAGTTCAAGACGTCCCCTATGCCATCATCTCCTCAGCTCAATCTGCACTTGCGTGGAAAGCTCAAGAGAAGGCCACAAATTGATCCACAAATGAAGGTAAAAAAGAGTTGGTTTAGTAAATTAGGTGCCATTGCCCATGTTGTTGATAGACATGTTGAAGTTGGATCGAAGCAGAGTGATTATGATTCCGTATTAGGGGACAGGACGAAAAGAGTTCAAGTTCATCCAAGTAACAAGCATTCCAAGGAGTTGTCTTCCCTTTATTGTGGGCAAGAATTTTTAGCACACGAAGGGTCCATCTCAACGATGAAGTTCAGTCTCGACGGGAAGTTTCTAGCAACTGCAGGTGAAGATTGTATCGTTCGTATATGGAAGATCATTGAGGACGAGAATTTAGATGGATTCAACATACAAAACCTTGATTCTTCGTGTCTCTACTTTAGAATGAATCATCTTTCCCAACTGACGCCTCTCAATATGGATAAACACCATATTGATAAAATTAAGAAGTTGGGGAGATTATCGGATTCAACTTGTGTCATTTTCCCACCCAAGGTCTTCCGAATTTTCGAGAAGCCGGTGCACGAATTTCAGGGACACAGTGGCGAAATATTGGCTCTTTCGTGGTCTAAGAAAGGG TTTCTGTTGTCATCCTCTGTCGATAAAACCGTTCGTCTATGGCAAGTCGGATCCGATCGATGCTTGAGGGTTTTTTCTCATAACAATTATG TGACTTCTGTTGCCTTCAACCCTATGGACGATAATTATTTCATAAGCGGTTCGATTGATGGAAAAGTTCGTATTTGGGAAGTTCTTCATTGTCGAGTTATTGATTATACTGATGTAAGGGATATAGTCACTGCTGTATGTTATCGTCCTGACGGAAAG GGAGGAATTGTTGGCTCGATGACTGGAAACTGCCGTTTTTATGATATCATAG GTAATAGACTTCAAATCGATGTGCCGATATACTTACAAAGCAAAAAGAAGTTACCTGGAAAAAAGATAACTGGATTTGAG TTCTCTCCTTGTGATCCAAGCAAAGTGATCATTACTTCAGCGGATTCACTTGTCCGTGTCTTGTCTGGAAGAGATATTGTATACAAACTAAAAG CTTATTTCATATCTTTCAGCACCTGGATTTCGGATTGCAACGAGTCAGATTTCTGCAACTTTTAG